One Acidiferrobacter thiooxydans DNA window includes the following coding sequences:
- a CDS encoding NTP transferase domain-containing protein: protein MAVVLAGGRSFRAHAPKGCRPIEGRPWLYRQCRRLRSRGFAQVRVVLGFSAMNTARCVPPGVRRIWNRDRAGGPFASLRAGVRGAHGAVLVVLVDAWPPSSATIYRLRQGLRGASAATPTWRGRGGHPALLSRDLASAIAGHANPAEGRLDRVLASSGARRVAVQDRSIRRNMNRRRDWAFYLRYRKLRRPLWTG from the coding sequence ATGGCCGTGGTATTGGCCGGCGGCCGCTCATTCCGGGCCCATGCCCCCAAGGGCTGCCGGCCTATCGAGGGCCGCCCCTGGCTTTACCGCCAATGTCGCCGATTGCGCTCGCGAGGTTTCGCGCAGGTGCGCGTCGTGCTCGGGTTCTCGGCTATGAACACCGCGCGTTGCGTGCCGCCAGGGGTCCGCAGGATCTGGAACAGGGACCGGGCGGGCGGGCCGTTCGCAAGTCTGCGCGCGGGCGTGCGCGGCGCACATGGCGCCGTGCTCGTGGTTTTGGTGGATGCTTGGCCCCCTTCGTCGGCCACGATCTATCGGCTTCGCCAGGGACTGCGCGGGGCGTCTGCCGCCACCCCCACCTGGCGTGGGCGGGGCGGGCATCCGGCCTTGCTTTCACGGGATCTCGCGAGTGCCATCGCCGGGCACGCGAATCCGGCTGAAGGGCGCCTTGATCGCGTGCTCGCGTCGAGTGGCGCACGCCGCGTTGCCGTACAGGATCGCTCGATACGGCGCAACATGAATCGGCGCAGGGATTGGGCGTTCTACCTGCGATATCGCAAGCTAAGGAGGCCGCTATGGACGGGGTAG
- a CDS encoding GntR family transcriptional regulator: MDGVASRVSASAIYESLKEMILSFEIYPGSRITESDLAAFFGVSRTPVREALQRLAQEGQVSIRTKQGCFVRQISISELAQFYRVRTAIECLSLEIAARSMAKEALWALAREWDPAHCSGAATDLSLMVQKEESFHMTLARGGGNQALATYLNDINERIRVIRRLDFTAGFRIERTYEEHHRIVCLLLEGDLAAAKTLMTDHILQSEKFARSVTLEQLARTENGAARSAMR; the protein is encoded by the coding sequence ATGGACGGGGTAGCGTCGCGCGTCAGTGCATCGGCTATTTATGAAAGCCTAAAGGAGATGATCTTGAGTTTCGAGATTTATCCCGGGAGCCGTATTACCGAGTCCGACCTCGCGGCGTTTTTTGGGGTGAGCCGCACGCCCGTGCGCGAGGCCCTGCAACGCCTGGCCCAGGAAGGACAGGTCAGTATCCGCACCAAGCAGGGGTGCTTCGTGCGCCAGATCAGCATATCCGAGCTTGCGCAGTTTTACCGGGTACGCACCGCGATCGAATGCCTGTCTTTGGAGATTGCCGCGAGATCCATGGCCAAAGAGGCGCTGTGGGCGCTTGCGCGGGAGTGGGATCCCGCACACTGCTCGGGGGCTGCCACCGACCTGAGCCTTATGGTGCAAAAGGAGGAGTCGTTCCACATGACGCTTGCGCGGGGCGGCGGGAATCAGGCGCTGGCGACCTATCTGAACGACATCAATGAGCGTATTCGGGTCATAAGGCGCCTTGATTTCACGGCTGGATTCCGTATCGAACGGACCTACGAAGAGCATCATAGGATCGTGTGTCTGCTGCTGGAGGGGGACTTGGCGGCCGCCAAGACGCTCATGACAGACCACATCCTGCAAAGCGAGAAATTCGCGCGTAGCGTGACATTGGAACAGCTGGCCAGGACCGAGAACGGTGCGGCTCGGTCCGCC